One genomic window of Elaeis guineensis isolate ETL-2024a chromosome 2, EG11, whole genome shotgun sequence includes the following:
- the LOC105058483 gene encoding uncharacterized protein — translation MEKFLKNYDRERMKMAILKHEETFRQQVHELHRLYTVQKLLMNDMKNTKLKRQNYGASSKANLHRWNGQNETGSCQPSYNNQKQRRSHRRLNLELPAEEYIVNAEEEMMLDIEQESDVELTLAIGSTMKKRDGTPLTSESGTSFSSSSTESSGMKSRGLEWRLQQAQDINLSFPNERDSPFNVGEGMKQGGLKQPPWLFQCLSLKMA, via the exons ATGGAGAAGTTTCTGAAGAACTATGATAGAGAACGAATGAAAATGGCCATCCTGAAGCATGAAGAAACCTTCAGACAGCAG GTCCATGAACTCCATCGCTTGTATACAGTTCAGAAGCTACTAAtgaatgatatgaaaaatactaaGCTGAAGAGACAAAATTATGGTGCAAGTTCTAAAGCTAATCTCCACAGATGGAATGGACAGAATGAGACAGGTTCATGTCAACCAAGTTATAACAACCAAAAACAGAGAAGATCTCATCGGCGTCTTAATCTAGAACTCCCCGCAGAAGAGTACATAGTAAATGCCGAAGAAGAGATGATGTTAGATATTGAACAAGAGAGTGATGTAGAACTAACGCTGGCCATAGGAAGCACCATGAAGAAGAGAGATGGAACTCCTCTTACTTCCGAGTCAGGAACGAGTTTTTCCTCATCTTCAACTGAGTCAAGTGGGATGAAATCAAGAGGCCTTGAATGGAGACTGCAACAGGCGCAAGACATAAACCTTAGCTTTCCAAACGAGAGGGACAGTCCCTTTAATGTTGGAGAAGGAATGAAACAGGGTGGGCTAAAGCAGCCACCTTGGCTGTTCCAGTGTTTGAGCCTCAAGATGGCATGA